A portion of the Microbacterium hominis genome contains these proteins:
- a CDS encoding TSUP family transporter has translation MTLLLAGIAALVSAVIQRITGLGFMLVLVGPIVLLYGPLEGVTIGVLLAFVASLSAIPLVWREIEWRRAWWLIWPGLLAAPLGALVVRTLPEPALLLLVAAMAFFALVAGWIPLLSSALVGRSGAVAAGAAAGFMHVASGLSGPPLAAHAVGDRWPQRSFAASVQVIFAVFSIVSVGLRGLPTIAAGDVGILVVATAAGILLGTLLTRFVPARAARLAMLVIAWAGATVVLVRGLLALWS, from the coding sequence GTGACTCTTCTCCTCGCCGGCATCGCGGCGCTCGTCTCGGCCGTCATCCAGCGCATCACGGGCCTGGGCTTCATGCTCGTGCTCGTCGGCCCGATCGTGCTCCTGTACGGTCCGCTCGAGGGCGTCACGATCGGCGTGCTGCTCGCCTTCGTCGCCTCGCTGTCGGCGATCCCGCTCGTGTGGCGCGAGATCGAATGGCGCCGCGCCTGGTGGCTCATCTGGCCCGGACTGCTGGCGGCCCCGCTGGGGGCGCTCGTGGTGCGCACCCTGCCCGAGCCGGCGCTGCTGCTGCTGGTCGCCGCGATGGCGTTCTTCGCGCTCGTCGCCGGCTGGATCCCGCTGCTCTCGAGCGCCCTCGTCGGTCGGTCCGGCGCGGTCGCCGCCGGCGCCGCGGCGGGCTTCATGCACGTCGCCAGCGGCCTGTCGGGTCCGCCGCTCGCAGCGCACGCCGTGGGCGACCGCTGGCCGCAGCGCAGCTTCGCGGCCAGCGTGCAGGTCATCTTCGCGGTCTTCAGCATCGTCTCGGTCGGGCTGCGGGGCCTGCCCACCATCGCCGCCGGCGACGTCGGCATCCTCGTGGTGGCCACCGCCGCCGGCATCCTCCTCGGAACCCTGCTGACCCGCTTCGTGCCGGCGCGCGCCGCGCGCCTGGCCATGCTCGTGATCGCGTGGGCGGGCGCGACGGTGGTGCTCGTGCGCGGGCTTCTGGCACTGTGGTCCTGA
- a CDS encoding flavin-containing monooxygenase: protein MEHRYAIIGAGPSGLAAARALQKAGIAFDGYEASRGVGGLWDIENPRSTMYESAHLISSRTTTEFAEFPMDTTVDYPSHKVLIRYFRDYASTFGLTERFRFETKVTALTREGDGWMLRADGPDGETTAHYAGVILANGTLAEPNVPAFRGEFTGELVHTSAYKRATQLTGKRVLIIGAGNSGCDIAVDAVHHAAAVDMSVRRGYYFVPRYLFGRPSDTLNQGRPLPAPLKQFVDTRILRAFTGDPVRFGFPKPDYKIYESHPIVNTLILNHLGQGDLGIRPDIDRFDGTTVHFRDGSSADYDTVLLATGYSLDYPFVDRGELNWTGWSPKLFLNIFPPSFNGLFVMGMVEASGLGWQGRYEQAELIAEYLAADAAHPERAERFRRTAAEPWPDLTGGYDYLGLERMSYYVNKDAYRRTVRQATDDLRADADPDAAPPRRGIHITRGRGSDMQLTVNLGLRKKEGARA, encoded by the coding sequence ATGGAGCACCGCTACGCCATCATCGGAGCCGGCCCGTCGGGGCTGGCCGCCGCGCGCGCCCTGCAGAAGGCCGGCATCGCCTTCGACGGCTACGAGGCGTCCCGCGGCGTCGGAGGCCTCTGGGACATCGAGAACCCCCGGTCGACGATGTACGAGTCCGCCCACCTCATCTCCTCGCGCACCACCACCGAGTTCGCCGAGTTCCCGATGGACACCACGGTCGACTACCCGAGCCACAAGGTGCTCATCCGCTACTTCCGGGACTACGCGTCGACGTTCGGCCTCACCGAGCGCTTCCGCTTCGAGACGAAGGTCACGGCGCTCACGCGCGAAGGCGACGGGTGGATGCTGCGCGCCGACGGCCCCGACGGCGAGACCACCGCGCACTACGCGGGGGTCATCCTCGCCAACGGCACGCTCGCCGAGCCCAACGTGCCCGCCTTCCGCGGCGAGTTCACCGGCGAGCTGGTGCACACGAGCGCCTACAAGCGCGCCACCCAGCTCACCGGCAAACGCGTGCTCATCATCGGCGCGGGCAACTCCGGCTGCGACATCGCCGTGGATGCCGTGCACCACGCCGCCGCCGTCGACATGAGCGTGCGTCGCGGCTACTACTTCGTGCCGCGCTATCTGTTCGGCCGCCCCTCGGACACCCTGAACCAGGGCCGTCCGCTCCCGGCGCCCCTCAAGCAGTTCGTCGACACGCGGATCCTGCGCGCCTTCACCGGCGACCCCGTGCGCTTCGGCTTCCCCAAGCCCGACTACAAGATCTACGAGTCGCACCCGATCGTCAACACGCTGATCCTCAACCACCTCGGACAGGGCGACCTCGGCATCCGCCCCGACATCGACCGGTTCGACGGCACGACGGTGCACTTCCGCGACGGGTCCTCGGCGGACTACGACACGGTTCTGCTGGCCACCGGGTACTCGCTGGACTATCCCTTCGTCGACCGCGGCGAGCTGAACTGGACCGGCTGGTCTCCGAAGCTGTTCCTCAACATCTTCCCGCCCTCGTTCAACGGACTCTTCGTGATGGGCATGGTCGAGGCGTCGGGCCTGGGCTGGCAGGGCCGGTACGAGCAGGCCGAGCTCATCGCCGAGTACCTCGCCGCAGACGCGGCGCACCCCGAGCGCGCGGAGCGCTTCCGCCGCACCGCCGCCGAGCCCTGGCCCGACCTCACCGGCGGCTATGACTACCTCGGCCTCGAGCGGATGTCCTACTACGTGAACAAGGACGCCTACCGCCGCACCGTGCGTCAGGCGACCGACGACCTGCGCGCCGACGCCGATCCCGACGCAGCCCCGCCGCGCCGCGGCATCCACATCACCCGCGGCCGGGGCAGCGACATGCAGCTCACCGTGAACCTGGGTCTGCGCAAGAAGGAGGGAGCGCGGGCATGA
- a CDS encoding bile acid:sodium symporter family protein, protein MNPDDVLLNFNPGSLLLLNVVLGLIMFGIALDTTLEDFKIVGRKPKPFVIAILAQLLVLPAVTFGLTLILPVTPSMALGMLLVACCPPGNISQVLTHRSGGNVALSVSMTAVGNVLYIFMLPLSIAFWGSLHPTASTLLETVALDPWQMLLDIFLIIGLPFAVGLLIRHRFPAFSRRVQPFVKWFSLLALVGFIVAALAGNWTYFIAFLGIIVLVVTVHDAVALAIGYGTAVVGGLGTRERKAMTFEVGIRNAGLGLGLVFSFFGGLGGMAIVAGWWGIWDIIAGLIVASLWAARTRRRTGSAKGDATRHAMAGPDVDAAGAAGSAS, encoded by the coding sequence ATGAATCCCGACGACGTCCTGCTGAACTTCAACCCGGGGTCGCTGCTGCTGCTGAACGTGGTGCTCGGACTCATCATGTTCGGCATCGCCCTGGACACCACGCTCGAGGACTTCAAGATCGTCGGGCGAAAGCCCAAGCCCTTCGTCATCGCGATCCTCGCGCAGCTGCTCGTGCTGCCGGCCGTCACCTTCGGGCTCACGCTGATCCTGCCGGTCACCCCGTCGATGGCGCTCGGCATGCTGCTGGTGGCGTGCTGCCCGCCCGGCAACATCTCGCAGGTGCTCACCCATCGCTCGGGCGGCAACGTCGCGCTGTCCGTGTCCATGACGGCGGTCGGCAACGTGCTGTACATCTTCATGCTGCCGCTGAGCATCGCCTTCTGGGGATCCCTGCACCCCACGGCGAGCACCCTGCTGGAGACCGTCGCGCTCGACCCGTGGCAGATGCTCCTCGACATCTTCCTCATCATCGGCCTTCCCTTCGCGGTCGGACTGCTGATCCGGCACCGCTTCCCGGCGTTCTCCCGCCGCGTGCAGCCGTTCGTGAAGTGGTTCTCGCTGCTGGCGCTGGTGGGGTTCATCGTGGCGGCCCTCGCCGGCAACTGGACGTACTTCATCGCCTTCCTCGGGATCATCGTGCTGGTGGTGACGGTGCACGATGCTGTGGCCCTGGCGATCGGCTACGGCACCGCCGTGGTCGGGGGCCTCGGCACGCGCGAGCGGAAGGCGATGACCTTCGAGGTCGGCATCCGCAACGCGGGCCTCGGGCTCGGTCTCGTGTTCTCGTTCTTCGGCGGGCTCGGCGGCATGGCCATCGTCGCCGGCTGGTGGGGCATCTGGGACATCATCGCGGGCCTCATCGTCGCGAGCCTGTGGGCCGCGCGCACGCGCCGCCGCACCGGCTCCGCCAAGGGCGATGCGACCCGCCACGCGATGGCCGGGCCCGACGTCGACGCCGCGGGAGCTGCGGGGTCGGCGTCATGA
- a CDS encoding NAD-dependent epimerase/dehydratase family protein encodes MTRVLITGGAGFLGSHVAAALVARDDVELVVAGDVRRPEHPVDGVVYDDSDVTRPGGLAPLLERHAIDVVVHLAAIVNPGRDHDLEYRVDVDGTRNVLEACIESGVSRVVVSSSGAAYGYHPDNPEWLRESDPVRGNDEFPYSKHKRLVEQLLGAYRQTHPDLEQVVFRIGTILGPTVRNQITALWDGRAILGVKGSASPFVFVWVNDVAAAMARAATVGPAGIYNVAGDGRVTVQELAARLGKPVVSVPASVLAFALRVGRALRLTVHGPEQVGFLRYRPVLANEALKRDFGYTPAKTSREAFEAYLATHPGVARR; translated from the coding sequence ATGACCCGCGTGCTCATCACCGGCGGTGCCGGATTCCTCGGCTCGCACGTCGCCGCCGCTCTCGTCGCGCGCGACGACGTGGAGCTGGTCGTCGCCGGCGACGTGCGCCGGCCCGAGCATCCCGTCGACGGGGTCGTCTACGACGACAGCGACGTGACCCGCCCGGGCGGCCTCGCGCCCCTGCTGGAGCGGCACGCGATCGACGTGGTCGTGCACCTCGCGGCCATCGTCAACCCGGGCCGTGATCACGACCTGGAGTACCGCGTCGACGTCGACGGCACCCGCAACGTGCTCGAGGCGTGCATCGAGTCGGGCGTCTCGCGCGTGGTCGTCTCGTCGTCGGGAGCGGCGTACGGGTACCATCCCGACAACCCCGAGTGGCTGCGCGAGAGCGACCCGGTGCGCGGCAACGACGAGTTCCCGTACTCCAAGCACAAGCGGCTCGTCGAGCAGCTCCTCGGCGCGTACCGGCAGACCCACCCTGATCTGGAGCAGGTCGTGTTCCGCATCGGCACGATCCTCGGCCCGACGGTGCGCAACCAGATCACCGCGCTGTGGGACGGCCGGGCGATCCTCGGCGTCAAGGGATCCGCATCGCCGTTCGTGTTCGTGTGGGTCAACGATGTGGCCGCGGCGATGGCGCGGGCGGCCACGGTGGGCCCCGCGGGCATCTACAACGTCGCGGGCGACGGACGCGTCACGGTGCAGGAGCTCGCGGCCCGCCTCGGCAAGCCCGTGGTGTCGGTGCCCGCCTCGGTGCTCGCGTTCGCGCTCCGGGTGGGGCGCGCGCTGCGTCTGACGGTGCACGGCCCCGAGCAGGTCGGGTTCCTCCGCTATCGTCCGGTACTCGCGAACGAAGCGCTCAAGCGCGACTTCGGCTACACCCCCGCCAAGACCAGCCGCGAGGCGTTCGAGGCCTACCTCGCCACCCATCCCGGCGTCGCCCGCCGCTGA
- a CDS encoding endonuclease domain-containing protein: MSRRRDPWGGIPPTFLSPRALASAGMSRHRVTRAVADGTLIRVRNGRLVPAGTHIDLVTVARWGGRLDCVSLLRHLGIFVLERGAPHVQLDPKMTRLPERPAGVVAHWRATTVPREALVTDLIEALAQATRCQDPRSAIATLDSAWHLGLVDAETLDEVFARLPHRYQVLRGLLDPSCESGPESLVRLILRALGCRYETQVKIPGVGRVDFVVDGWLIIECDSEQHHSDWVAVKRDRRRDFAAAERGYTTVRLLAEDVMWDRERITASLRRVVRTRRPARGRQNSGVSAR, from the coding sequence GTGAGTCGACGACGTGACCCTTGGGGTGGCATCCCCCCGACCTTCCTCAGCCCGCGTGCACTCGCCTCGGCGGGCATGTCCCGGCACCGGGTCACGCGCGCCGTCGCGGACGGCACGCTGATCAGGGTCCGGAACGGTCGGCTCGTGCCGGCGGGCACGCACATCGACCTCGTGACGGTCGCCCGGTGGGGCGGGCGCTTGGACTGCGTGTCGCTGCTGCGCCACCTCGGGATCTTCGTGCTCGAGAGGGGCGCGCCGCACGTTCAGCTCGACCCGAAGATGACCCGTCTGCCCGAGCGTCCGGCCGGCGTCGTCGCGCACTGGCGCGCGACGACAGTGCCGCGCGAGGCGCTCGTCACCGACCTGATCGAGGCTCTGGCGCAGGCGACGAGGTGTCAGGATCCCCGCTCCGCCATCGCGACCCTGGACAGCGCGTGGCACCTCGGCCTGGTCGACGCCGAGACGTTGGACGAGGTGTTCGCGCGTCTGCCCCACCGCTATCAGGTGCTGCGCGGTCTCCTCGACCCGAGCTGCGAGTCGGGCCCGGAGTCGCTCGTGCGGCTCATCCTCCGCGCGCTCGGATGCCGGTACGAGACCCAGGTGAAGATCCCCGGGGTCGGCCGCGTCGACTTCGTGGTCGACGGATGGCTGATCATCGAGTGCGACAGCGAGCAGCACCACTCCGACTGGGTCGCTGTGAAGCGGGACCGGCGGCGCGACTTCGCCGCGGCCGAACGCGGCTACACGACCGTGCGCCTGCTCGCCGAGGACGTCATGTGGGACCGGGAGCGGATCACCGCGTCGCTGCGACGGGTCGTTCGCACCCGTCGACCGGCGCGAGGTCGGCAGAACTCCGGAGTTTCTGCCCGCTGA
- a CDS encoding adenosine deaminase, with translation MPIDKDGDAVLQGVSIRSLPKVSLHDHLDGGLRPDTIIELADAIGLDVPESDGGALADWFAEKSDSGSLVEYLKTFDLTTAVMQTREGLTRVAREFVEDLAADGVIYGEVRWAPEQHLARGLSLEEVVDAVQEGIEEGEDAAESAGRDIRVGQLITAMRHTDRSLEIAKLAVDWRGRGAVGFDIAGPEDGFPPSKHRAAFDYLAGEFFPATVHAGEAAGLDSIRSALIDGRALRLGHGVRLAEDLEVVSREGEEVFVQFGDLARWVRDREIPLELSPSSNLQTGAIERWGTAMEDHPFDLLYQLGFAVTVNVDNRLQSGTSLTRELALLAETFEYDLDDLEVFQLNAAAGAFLAVEDREELIELIGDGFDR, from the coding sequence ATGCCCATCGACAAAGACGGCGACGCCGTCCTCCAGGGAGTCTCGATCCGCAGCCTTCCCAAGGTGTCGCTCCACGACCACCTCGACGGCGGCCTTCGACCCGACACGATCATCGAGCTCGCCGACGCCATCGGCCTCGACGTGCCCGAGAGCGACGGCGGTGCGCTCGCGGACTGGTTCGCCGAGAAGAGCGACTCGGGATCGCTGGTCGAGTACCTCAAGACCTTCGACCTGACCACGGCGGTCATGCAGACCCGTGAGGGGCTCACGCGCGTCGCGCGCGAGTTCGTCGAAGACCTCGCCGCCGACGGCGTGATCTACGGCGAGGTGCGGTGGGCGCCCGAGCAGCACCTGGCGCGGGGCCTCTCGCTCGAGGAGGTCGTCGACGCGGTGCAGGAGGGCATCGAAGAGGGGGAGGATGCCGCCGAGTCGGCCGGCCGCGACATCCGCGTCGGCCAGCTCATCACCGCGATGCGCCACACCGACCGATCGCTCGAGATCGCCAAGCTCGCCGTCGACTGGCGCGGACGCGGCGCGGTGGGCTTCGACATCGCCGGTCCGGAGGACGGCTTCCCGCCGTCGAAGCACCGTGCGGCCTTCGACTACCTCGCCGGGGAGTTCTTCCCCGCGACGGTGCACGCCGGTGAGGCGGCCGGGCTGGATTCCATCCGCTCCGCGCTCATCGACGGCCGGGCGCTGCGCCTCGGCCACGGGGTGCGCCTCGCCGAGGATCTCGAGGTCGTCTCGCGCGAAGGCGAGGAGGTCTTCGTGCAGTTCGGCGACCTCGCGCGCTGGGTGCGCGACCGGGAGATCCCGCTGGAGCTGTCGCCGTCGTCGAACCTTCAGACCGGCGCCATCGAGCGCTGGGGCACCGCGATGGAGGACCACCCCTTCGACCTGCTCTATCAGCTGGGCTTCGCGGTGACCGTGAACGTCGACAACCGGCTGCAGAGCGGGACCTCGCTCACGCGCGAGCTCGCCCTGCTCGCCGAGACCTTCGAGTACGACCTCGACGACCTCGAGGTCTTCCAGCTGAACGCCGCCGCGGGTGCGTTCCTCGCGGTCGAGGACCGCGAAGAGCTGATCGAGCTCATCGGCGACGGCTTCGACCGCTGA
- a CDS encoding thymidine phosphorylase — MTAPEPHDAVDVIRTKRDGGAVGEDALRWMVDAYTRGYVADSQMAAFAMAVLLNGMERDEIRVMTDAMIASGERMGFAGLGKPTVDKHSTGGVGDKITLPLAPLVASFGVAVPQLSGRGLGHTGGTLDKLESIPGWRAALSNDEMFAQLRDVGAVICAAGSGLAPADKKLYALRDVTGTVEAIPLIASSIMSKKIAEGTDSLVLDVKFGSGAFMRDVDRARELARTMVALGTDSGVATTALLTDMNTPLGLAIGNANEVRESVEVLAGGGPADVVELTVALAREMLTLAGQPEADVEAALRDGRAMDAWRAMIRAQDGDPDAALPAPNETHTVTAGVDGYVTAMEALPFGIAAWRLGAGRARAEDPVLHAAGIDLHVKPGDRVAAGQPLFTLLGEDATRFDRALDALDGAWAIGAQAPAATPLVLERISA; from the coding sequence ATGACCGCGCCCGAGCCGCACGACGCGGTGGACGTCATCCGCACCAAGCGCGACGGCGGGGCCGTGGGTGAGGACGCGCTGCGCTGGATGGTCGACGCGTACACGCGCGGGTACGTGGCCGACTCGCAGATGGCCGCGTTCGCGATGGCGGTGCTCCTGAACGGCATGGAGCGCGACGAGATCCGCGTGATGACCGACGCGATGATCGCCTCGGGCGAGCGGATGGGCTTCGCCGGGCTCGGCAAGCCCACGGTCGACAAGCACTCCACGGGCGGGGTGGGCGACAAGATCACCCTCCCGCTCGCGCCGCTGGTCGCCTCCTTCGGCGTCGCCGTGCCGCAGCTGTCGGGCCGCGGGCTCGGTCACACCGGCGGCACGCTCGACAAGCTGGAATCCATTCCGGGCTGGCGCGCGGCACTGTCGAACGACGAGATGTTCGCGCAGCTGCGCGACGTCGGCGCCGTCATCTGCGCGGCCGGGTCGGGGCTGGCCCCGGCCGACAAGAAGCTGTACGCCCTGCGCGACGTGACCGGGACCGTCGAGGCGATCCCGCTCATCGCGTCGAGCATCATGTCGAAGAAGATCGCCGAGGGCACGGACTCGCTCGTGCTCGATGTGAAGTTCGGCTCGGGCGCCTTCATGCGCGACGTCGACCGGGCCCGCGAACTCGCCCGCACGATGGTCGCGCTCGGCACCGACTCGGGCGTGGCGACCACGGCGCTGCTCACCGACATGAACACCCCTCTCGGCCTCGCGATCGGCAACGCCAACGAGGTGCGCGAGTCGGTCGAGGTGCTCGCCGGCGGCGGACCGGCCGACGTGGTCGAGCTCACCGTCGCCCTCGCGCGCGAGATGCTGACGCTCGCCGGCCAGCCCGAGGCCGACGTCGAGGCCGCGCTGCGCGACGGGCGCGCGATGGACGCCTGGCGCGCGATGATCCGCGCGCAGGACGGGGATCCGGATGCCGCGCTGCCCGCGCCGAACGAGACGCACACGGTCACCGCCGGCGTCGACGGGTACGTCACCGCGATGGAGGCCCTGCCGTTCGGCATCGCCGCGTGGCGGCTGGGCGCCGGCCGGGCGCGGGCCGAGGACCCGGTGCTCCACGCGGCCGGGATCGATCTTCACGTGAAGCCCGGCGACCGCGTCGCCGCCGGACAGCCGCTGTTCACCCTGCTCGGCGAGGATGCCACCAGATTCGATCGCGCCCTCGACGCCCTCGACGGCGCGTGGGCGATCGGCGCGCAGGCGCCGGCGGCCACGCCCCTCGTGCTCGAACGCATCTCGGCCTGA
- a CDS encoding cytidine deaminase has translation MTDIDWDELRAAAIGAMECAYAPYSRYKVGAAALVSDGRIVQGCNVENASYGVGLCAECGLVSQLHLTGGGRLVAFVCVNSAGDIIMPCGRCRQLLYENAIPGMLLDTVSGIRTIDEVLPDAFGPRDLEEVGR, from the coding sequence GTGACCGACATCGATTGGGATGAACTGCGAGCGGCCGCGATCGGCGCGATGGAGTGCGCGTACGCGCCGTACTCGCGCTACAAGGTGGGTGCGGCGGCACTCGTGTCCGACGGACGCATCGTGCAGGGATGCAACGTGGAGAACGCCTCGTACGGCGTCGGGCTGTGCGCCGAGTGCGGCCTGGTGAGCCAGCTCCACCTCACCGGAGGCGGCAGACTCGTCGCGTTCGTGTGCGTCAACAGCGCGGGCGACATCATCATGCCGTGCGGACGCTGCCGTCAGCTCCTGTACGAGAACGCGATCCCCGGGATGCTGCTGGACACGGTCTCGGGCATCCGGACCATCGACGAGGTGCTCCCCGATGCGTTCGGACCGCGAGACCTCGAGGAGGTCGGGCGATGA
- a CDS encoding ABC transporter permease, with protein MSAVTAPAVAGGALHLTTVKVRHWKLAISLSIVTVGLGLLFLLVPRNGISTFRLGDASSSIALPNVGVPTAITSWSVWVIMLLLTAWALWDAYSYRTSGLWLGIVYGVLAVFAFLVWAAAGGLVPVTGLLFGALSLSIPLIFGALGGVIGERVGVVNVAIEGQFLFGAFSAALLSSITGNPFVGLLAAMVGGVLVAFVLAAFSIKYLVDQVIVGVVLNVLVTGLTGFLYGALLVPNENTLNRPVRFTRLEIPILGEIPIIGPVLFNQTLIVYLMYITVALVAWGLYRTRWGLRLRAVGEHPQAADTVGIKVNSSRFWNVSLAGAIAGIGGAYFTLVSVGQFTKEMTAGLGFIALAAVIFGRWDPIRATLAALLFGFATNLQNLLTVLGTPIPSEFMLMLPYVVTIVAVAGFAGQIRGPAAAGKPYIKG; from the coding sequence ATGAGCGCCGTGACCGCCCCCGCCGTCGCCGGCGGCGCCCTCCACCTCACCACCGTCAAGGTGCGTCACTGGAAGCTGGCCATCAGCCTCTCGATCGTCACCGTAGGCCTCGGGCTGCTCTTCCTGCTCGTGCCCCGCAACGGCATCAGCACCTTCCGCCTGGGCGACGCGTCGTCGTCGATCGCGCTGCCGAACGTCGGCGTGCCGACGGCGATCACGAGCTGGTCGGTGTGGGTGATCATGCTGCTGCTGACCGCCTGGGCTCTGTGGGACGCGTACTCGTACCGCACGTCCGGCCTGTGGCTGGGCATCGTCTACGGTGTGCTCGCCGTGTTCGCGTTCCTGGTGTGGGCCGCCGCAGGCGGCCTCGTGCCGGTGACCGGCCTCCTGTTCGGCGCCCTGTCGCTGTCGATCCCGCTGATCTTCGGAGCCCTCGGCGGTGTCATCGGGGAGCGCGTCGGCGTCGTCAACGTCGCCATCGAGGGGCAGTTCCTGTTCGGCGCCTTCAGCGCGGCGCTGCTGTCGAGCATCACCGGCAACCCCTTCGTGGGGCTGCTGGCCGCCATGGTCGGCGGTGTCCTGGTCGCCTTCGTGCTCGCGGCGTTCTCGATCAAGTACCTCGTCGACCAGGTGATCGTCGGTGTCGTCCTCAACGTGCTCGTGACCGGCCTCACCGGATTCCTCTACGGTGCGCTGCTGGTTCCCAACGAGAACACGCTGAACCGCCCGGTGCGCTTCACGCGGCTGGAGATCCCGATCCTCGGCGAGATCCCGATCATCGGTCCGGTGCTGTTCAACCAGACGCTCATCGTCTACCTCATGTACATCACGGTGGCCCTCGTGGCCTGGGGCCTGTACCGCACCCGCTGGGGCCTGCGCCTGCGCGCCGTCGGCGAGCACCCGCAGGCCGCCGACACCGTCGGCATCAAGGTGAACTCGAGCCGCTTCTGGAACGTGTCGCTCGCCGGCGCGATCGCCGGCATCGGCGGCGCGTATTTCACCCTCGTCTCGGTCGGGCAGTTCACCAAGGAGATGACCGCGGGCCTCGGCTTCATCGCCCTCGCCGCCGTCATCTTCGGGCGATGGGATCCGATCCGGGCGACGCTCGCCGCGCTGCTGTTCGGCTTCGCGACCAACCTGCAGAACCTGCTCACCGTGCTCGGCACGCCGATCCCGAGCGAGTTCATGCTCATGCTCCCCTACGTGGTCACGATCGTGGCGGTCGCCGGCTTCGCCGGTCAGATCCGCGGGCCCGCCGCGGCGGGCAAGCCCTACATCAAGGGCTGA